CATTCCCGTATCGGCAATGGCGAGGACAACCGAAACGAGGTTCTGGTCGGCTATCTGCGCGGCACCACTGCAAGCACGGCGGTCGATATCGCCCGCAATTCGGCACAGGTCATCAAGACCGTATCCGGCGGCACCATCCGCAATGTCGAGGTCGATGACCATATCGATGGCATCACCCGCATCTGCCAGGGCAAGCTGGATTTCTATTTCGGCGACATCGACATCCTGCGTGCGGTGCAGGCCAATCTGATGGCGACACAGGGTCTTGACTGTGGCCGGGTGCTGGGCAGCGATGGCCGGCTGTTTTCCTACGAGGCCTATGCGCTGGCCTCGAATGCCGGCCGACCCGATCTGGCGCTGCTGGTGCAGCGCGGCGTGTTCATGGCCTTTTCGGATGGCCGTGCGCGGGACAGCTATGCGCGCAATTTCGACCGTCGTGACATGGGGGCCGCGCTGAAGGCGGTCTTTGCCCTGAACGCCGTGCTGCCCTGTGGCGAGGTTCTGGATCATGACCCTTGCCACTGATCACGATGGGCGGGCCACGACCGGCCACGCCTGAACAAACTGGGGGGAAACCATGTCGCTTGTCACGGATATCAATGCCCGCATTCAGACCGCCACGGACCAGAACGATTCCGAGGCGCTGGAAAAATTGCTGGACGAATTGTACCAGCAACGACAAGAGGCCGACAAACCCTATGACGCCTCTATCGAGTTGAAACCCGAATATCGCGACGAACTGGCCCCCGAAGGCTATGAAAGCGACGCGGCCATGAACTGGGCAAACCGCATTGCCCGCTCGAAACGGCTGGTGGATTATCGGGTCAAGCTGCTGGGCGGCTTCAAGGGGCCGCGGATCGTCTCCGAGGGCGACAGCTGGTTTCAATATCCCCTGCTGCTGACGGATATCATCGACAACTTCATCGCGCAAAGCGATCTGGCGACCTATTCTCTGGGTGCTGCGGGTGATCTGGTCGAACATATGGCCATCAGGCGCGAATATATCCGCGCCATTGGCACCACCGGCGCGCGGGTGATGCTGTTGTCGGGTGGCGGAAACGATCTGCTGGGCGATGGAAGGCTGTTTGACCTGCTGCGCCCCTATACACCCGGCGCATCGGCGGATGATCTGCTGGACATGGCCGCGCTGGAGGCAGCCTCGCAAGAGATCCTGGGCTATTACAACCGCATCCTTGTCGATGTCGCCATGAACCACCCCGGCGTGATGATCTTTGGCCACGGCTATGACACGCCCTTTCCCCGCAAGGGCAAGAAACATTTCGGCAAGCCACTGGAAGAGGCGGGCATTCCCCTGCCCGTGGGACGTGATGTCATCCGGATGATCGTCGAATATTTTCGTGAACGCCTGATGGTCCTGTCCGACCGGATGCCGAATTTCCGCTTTGTCGATCTGACCGATACGGTGGGCGAGCATCCCAATTCATGGTTCGACGAATTGCACCCCCATGATGCGGGGTTTGCCAAGGCCACCGCACCGCTTCTGGCGGCGGTGCGCGCGCATCTGGACGGTCCGCCAACCCCATTGTTTGAATCGGCGACCCCCGACACCGATGGGGTGGCGTCGGTCGGGCCAGTGCGCATCGTTCTGGATCCCGGCCATGGCGGCAGCACCAGCGTCTCGGGGTCCAGCTGGAACAATGCGCTGGGGCCAAGCGGATCGCTGGAAAAGACCTGGACGCTGGATGTCGCCAAACGCGCGCAGCGCATTCTGGCCGCGCGCGGGCTGGGCGCGGTGCTGACCCGCAGCGGTGACATCAATCTGACCTCCCAGTCGCGGCGCAACATCGCCCGCGCCATCGAGGCCGAGGTCTTCGTGTCCATCCATTTCAACGCCTCGAACGCACATAATGCGCAGGGCACGGAAACCTATATCCACAGCGATGCAGATTCCCCGCGCAGCATCCGGCTGATGCGCAATCTGCAGGCCACGATGGTGGCCGCGCTGGGGCATACCGACCGCAACCGGACGCGCAGCCATGATGGCGTGCTGCGCGGGGCCTATGGGGTGATCCGCGAAAACGGCCATTCGGCAGCAACCGCGGCCTGTCTGCTGGAGGTCAGCTTCATGGACCGCGTGGACGAGGAAAACCGCATCCGGCAAGACAGCTATCGCGAGCGCATCGCGACCGCCTTGGCCGATGGTATCCAGTCCTACATGACCGGAGAAACCGGGCTGGAAAGCAACGAGGTCATCGCAGCGCAGCAACCCGATGAATATGAGGACGCCATTCAGGAACATGCCGCCCGCGCCGGGCTGAGCGTGACCCAATATCTTGGCATTGCCGAGGCGCCGGCTGGAGTACCTGCAGTTCATGACCAGGGTGACAGCCGCGGACAGGGTCATATGGATGGCAGTCTCCTGCTGGAGTCCGATTTCCAGCCGGCCCCTGCCGCCACGGGATTGTTTGAACAGATGGCCCGCGACATCAGGCAGCGCCGCGCCCCTGGCGTGACGGACCCCGATCAGGGCGAGGATGCCTTTCTGGACGCTTCGCAGGCGCTGGACCTATCTGCCATCGGGCTTGATGCGGCGCACGACCGTGACATGCTGGAGCGCGCTTTCGCCAATGCAGGCGGCGCGGGCGGCCCTGACAATGCGGCTTTCGATTTCCCGGCCTTCCGCGCCTTTCTGGACTCATTGGACCTGCGTCACTTCACCGCCGCCGAACTTCTGTATCCGGGGGCTCTTGACAGAAGCCGGGCCTGCGCGGGCCGCAACAGGCTGCCACCGCGCGAACTCTGGGGCAATATCGCCACCACTGCACGCATGCTGGACGCGATCCGTGATCTGCTGGGCTGTCCCTTGCGCATTGTCAGCGGCTATCGTTGCGCGGATTTCAACAGTTGCATCGGCGGCCATCCCGCCAGTGAACATGTCAGATATGGTGCACTGGACTGGACCGCCACCGAGGGCAGCCCGGCCGACTGGCACCGCGTCGCGACCGAGATCCGTGACTCGCGCCCCGAATTCATGGGGGGCATCGGACGCTATGACAGGGCGCGCGTCATCCATATCGACACGCGCGGCCGCCGCGCGGACTGGTAGGAGGGCGCAATGACGGTGGAATTCTTCAGCGACTGGAACCAGCAACCCTTTGCCAAGCTGGAAGGCAATGCCAGCGTCCACCGTCCCGAACAGATGATGCGCGGCTGGACCGAGGTTGACGGGCTGGAGGCCAGCGTCGGCCCGCGTTCACTGATAGATGCCGGATTGCTGGAGCTGCTGGCCAGCTATCGCCGCGCGGTCTGCAGGATCATGTGTCAGGGCACTGATCATCGCGGCGTGACGGGCAGTTGGTCGGGCACTGGTTTTCTGGTCGGGCCGAACCTGTTGCTGACCAATCATCACGTGCTCAACAGCGTCGCCACCGCCATCGAGGCCCGCGTCGATTTCGAATATGAAAGATCGCGCGAGCAATTGTCCGGTGCGGCGGCGGCGGGCTATGGGCCGCGCCGGGAATTGCGCCTCGATCCTGAACGACTGTTCGTCACCAGCCCGGCAATTGGCGGGCTGGATTATACCTTTGTGCGCATCGCCGAGGATGTCGCGCAGCAATATGGCCATATCCCGATGTCACGCGGCTCTTTCACGGGGCGGCGCTATGAGCCGGTCTTTCTGCTGCATCATCCGAAGGGCGATCTGAAACAGGCTTCGGTCGATGATACCGAGATCCTGAATATCGACGCCGATCTGTTACTCTATGCTGCCGATACCGATGCCGGTTCGTCGGGCGCGCCGGTCATCACCCGCAATGGCAAGCTTTGCGCGCTGCATCATGCCTATCGCAACCGCGAACAGATGGACGCCCTGCATGCCGGACGCGCGCCGGCTCTGGTCGATGGCGGGGACTATGCGGTGGCGAATGAAGGCATCAAGATTTCCGCCATTGCGATCGATCTGGAAACCCAGCTGAATGGTCGCGGTCCCGATCAGGCCGCCATACGCGAGGTCCTGTCGAATTTCATCGACACCGACACCCTGACCGGCCCCTTTGGCGTGCTGGGCCGGCGCACCCGCACGGAAAGCAATCACCTGCAATCGGGCACCGCCCGCGTGGCCGAGGCCATCAATGCCACCGAGCAGGATCTGGATATCGCCGTCTGGAACATGGAATGGCTGAATGCCCTGCATGATGACAATGCCATCCGAAAACGCATTGCCACGGTTTTTGCCGATCTGACCCATGACGCCTGGGTGCTGAACGGCATTTCCCCCGAGGCCGCCATGGCCCTGCGGCGCACGTTGCGTGACAATTTCGGGCAGGAATATGACTGCATCCATGCCGAGGACGAAATCCACCCTGCCCAGCCCAGCATTTCGATCATCTACAATTCCCGCACCGTGGCCGTTACCCGCAAACCGTGGCCGCCCGAGGTCGAGGCACTTTGGCGGCTGCGCGCCGGGCGCGACATCGGCCTGCAGTCGCTGGATGGACCGGTCTTTCCAAGCTTTCCTGCCCGTTTCGAACTGACCGTCTTGCAACGCGAGGTCGAGACGTCTCTGACGGTCCTGCCGCTTTTCGTCGGAGAACGCAGCAACGCCATGCTGCGCCGGGCGGTTGCAGCGCGCCTGCTGCGCGTTATCGTCGACCAGATGGGCACGCAGGTAGATGCCAGACAGGACTGGTTGATCCTGGGCGATACCAATACACCATTGCGGGCAGCACGTCTTGATGCCCTGCGCGCGCTGGATTTCGACCCGGTGATCGCATTTGACCGCGAACGTGGCGGCATCACCTATCTGGCCGGGCGGCGCAGGATCATGTCGCATATCTTCGTGCCCAAGGGGATGCAGACCATCGACAATGACGGGGGGCTTGTCACGACGGTCGAACATGCCTTCGAGGGCGAGTTCATCGATTCCGTCACCGGGTCGACCCCCTTCGGATTGCGTATCTCGTTGCAGGACCCTTCGATCGCCTCGGATCTGGCGCAGATGGACCGGTTCCTGGCCGACCGACCCAGGCATGGTTCCCCCGAAGCCCCCCGCCTGCCGGCACCGGACACCACCCATGATTGGGTCTGGCAGGGGCTGAACAAAAGGGATTTCGTTCGCCAGAACCGCGCCGGGCTGCTTCTGGCCGTCGCGAATGCGAATGCCGGTCTTGCAGCGGACGACATTCCACTGCATCTGCGCGATCTCGTGGTGCTGATCTATTGCGAGGCCGGTTTCCGCAATGGCGCGATGGACCCACAAGCCTATCACAGTCTGGGCGAACGCGGCCTGCTGCCCCTGCCCGACAATCTGTCCTACTGGATCGGCGGCGAGGTCCCCCGCCATGACAGGCTGCTGCCGCTGGCGCGCAATATCACGCTCTATGCCCGCTATCTGGCGCAGGTGAAGAACCGCGCGGTGCGGCCCTCGTCGGCAGGAATGCTCTATCGTGACCTGTTCCGTGCATCGGAAATCATCGACCACCCGGAACGTCAATCCGCGCTGCTGGCAGGAATCATCCATGGCTATTTCGTCGGGCAGAACTTCCGCTCGGGACAGGCGCCCGAGCCAGCCCAGCTGCTGGCGCGCTATTGTCGTGATCTGCCGGCCGATCAGATCGTTCAGGGCACCGGATATGTCCATGAGCAGACAGCCATCCTGCGCAATCGCCAGGCCAATATCGACGCCGCATTGCGTCACGACTGGGCCTGACGTCCGCCCCCCGCGCGGCGCATTAAATTGCGCCTGCGACGGGTTCCCGCTAGGAAGGATCAGGCCAGATTGACATGAAACGGATGAGGCAGGGTGAATACGCGTTTTCTGGAAACCTTCGTCACCGTCGCCAATCTGGGCAGCTTTCGCGCCGCTGCCGAGCAACTGAACATCAGTCAGGCCACCGTTTCCAGCCGTATCTCGGCGCTGGAAACGGAACTGGGCGTGAATCTTTTTGACCGGGAATTTCACGCCACCCGCATCACCGTGGTCGGCGCGTTGATCCTGGACAAGGCCCAGGACATCCTGGCGGCCGAACGCAAGCTGTTGACCACCCTTTCAGACCCTGCCACGGCGGCGGGGCGCGTGCGGCTGGGGCTGGTCACCTCGATCGTGCACACATGGCTTTGCGATCTGATGGAAGAGGTCGCCCGGTGCTATCCCCGGCTGGAGATGGAGCTGACCATCGAGCCGACGACCAATATTGCCGCCACATTCGATCGCGGCGGTCTGGACATGCTGTTGACGACACAGGAACAGCAGGACGAACAGACCGCCTGCATGGAGTTGCCGCCACTTGCGATGGGCTGGTTCGGACCCGCCGGAATGCGTGATGAATCGCTGACGCTGGCGGATGTGATCACCGGGCCGCTGATCACCTTTACCCGCAATTCCCGCCCGCATGCCAATGTCCTTGCGCTGTTCGAAGAACAGGGGCTGCGCCCCTCTATGGTGCATTGCGTGACCTCGATTTCGGCCATCGCGCGTCTGACCGAGCGCGGGCTTGGCATTGCCACCCTGCCGCGGGGCTGCGATCTGGCCGGGCCGGACCTTTGTGAATTGCAGGTCGATGCGACGCTGCCCGATCTGCCACTGTATTGCGTCTGGCGCCGCAACTCTGATGCCGCCATCTATCGCGCCATTGCCGACCTGGCCCGGACCTGCGCCGAAGCGCATCGCGCCGCGTCTGGTTCTGATTTGAAATCAATGTGATAGAAAAACCCTATCACCCCTGAACAGAAATTCCCGTTTGCCTGAAAGGCGGATTCGGCTGAACCTTGTCCAAATGCAATCGACGCGGCGCAGGGCCATCCGTCCTGTCGGCCTCGTCCCCCACGCAGGACTCAACATGAGCAAGATCCGTTCGACAGAAGAAGCCCAATTGTTCGTGTGGAGCGACGTCGATCCCGACCACGAGGCCGATTTCAACCTGTGGTATGATCGCGAACATATGGAAGAACGCGTCCGCATCGACGGCTTTACCGGCGCCCGCCGCTATCGCGCGGTGTCGGGCTCGGCCCGTCGCTATCTGGCTTTGTATCGCGCGACCTCGCTGGCTGACTTCACCTCGGCCGCCTATCAAAAGGCCTTCACCCAGCAAACCCAATGGTCGGTGACCAATTTCACGCGCATGTCCAACACCCGCCGCCGGGTCATGCAGGTGGCACTGGAGGGCGGATTTGGCTGGGGCGCAGCGGTCGCGATGATCGAACTGATCCCCGGCGCGGTCGATCTGGAGACCATGCGTGCAGCCATGGAAGACCTGCTGGCGGTCGAAGGCGTCCTGCGTGTTCATTACATGATCCCGGATGAAACCCTTTC
The sequence above is drawn from the Paracoccus seriniphilus genome and encodes:
- a CDS encoding LysR family transcriptional regulator — translated: MNTRFLETFVTVANLGSFRAAAEQLNISQATVSSRISALETELGVNLFDREFHATRITVVGALILDKAQDILAAERKLLTTLSDPATAAGRVRLGLVTSIVHTWLCDLMEEVARCYPRLEMELTIEPTTNIAATFDRGGLDMLLTTQEQQDEQTACMELPPLAMGWFGPAGMRDESLTLADVITGPLITFTRNSRPHANVLALFEEQGLRPSMVHCVTSISAIARLTERGLGIATLPRGCDLAGPDLCELQVDATLPDLPLYCVWRRNSDAAIYRAIADLARTCAEAHRAASGSDLKSM
- a CDS encoding transporter substrate-binding domain-containing protein, with protein sequence MIRIALAFILIAAGAIPLQAQETVRVGFRADAPPFSFRVGAQTEYHGFLAELCVDIIEDAGLALEPVEISAENRFDMLSRGGGAGGIDLLCDPTSINLERMSNYLLSPIVFATGAGYLRHSRIGNGEDNRNEVLVGYLRGTTASTAVDIARNSAQVIKTVSGGTIRNVEVDDHIDGITRICQGKLDFYFGDIDILRAVQANLMATQGLDCGRVLGSDGRLFSYEAYALASNAGRPDLALLVQRGVFMAFSDGRARDSYARNFDRRDMGAALKAVFALNAVLPCGEVLDHDPCH
- a CDS encoding N-acetylmuramoyl-L-alanine amidase; this translates as MSLVTDINARIQTATDQNDSEALEKLLDELYQQRQEADKPYDASIELKPEYRDELAPEGYESDAAMNWANRIARSKRLVDYRVKLLGGFKGPRIVSEGDSWFQYPLLLTDIIDNFIAQSDLATYSLGAAGDLVEHMAIRREYIRAIGTTGARVMLLSGGGNDLLGDGRLFDLLRPYTPGASADDLLDMAALEAASQEILGYYNRILVDVAMNHPGVMIFGHGYDTPFPRKGKKHFGKPLEEAGIPLPVGRDVIRMIVEYFRERLMVLSDRMPNFRFVDLTDTVGEHPNSWFDELHPHDAGFAKATAPLLAAVRAHLDGPPTPLFESATPDTDGVASVGPVRIVLDPGHGGSTSVSGSSWNNALGPSGSLEKTWTLDVAKRAQRILAARGLGAVLTRSGDINLTSQSRRNIARAIEAEVFVSIHFNASNAHNAQGTETYIHSDADSPRSIRLMRNLQATMVAALGHTDRNRTRSHDGVLRGAYGVIRENGHSAATAACLLEVSFMDRVDEENRIRQDSYRERIATALADGIQSYMTGETGLESNEVIAAQQPDEYEDAIQEHAARAGLSVTQYLGIAEAPAGVPAVHDQGDSRGQGHMDGSLLLESDFQPAPAATGLFEQMARDIRQRRAPGVTDPDQGEDAFLDASQALDLSAIGLDAAHDRDMLERAFANAGGAGGPDNAAFDFPAFRAFLDSLDLRHFTAAELLYPGALDRSRACAGRNRLPPRELWGNIATTARMLDAIRDLLGCPLRIVSGYRCADFNSCIGGHPASEHVRYGALDWTATEGSPADWHRVATEIRDSRPEFMGGIGRYDRARVIHIDTRGRRADW
- a CDS encoding DUF4286 family protein; this translates as MSKIRSTEEAQLFVWSDVDPDHEADFNLWYDREHMEERVRIDGFTGARRYRAVSGSARRYLALYRATSLADFTSAAYQKAFTQQTQWSVTNFTRMSNTRRRVMQVALEGGFGWGAAVAMIELIPGAVDLETMRAAMEDLLAVEGVLRVHYMIPDETLSTPLPSEQREGRVLAPCLVVDVTTEPVAEATLRQLTERFDGALREAQTFTLLWALNEDDLPPLAE
- a CDS encoding trypsin-like serine peptidase — its product is MTVEFFSDWNQQPFAKLEGNASVHRPEQMMRGWTEVDGLEASVGPRSLIDAGLLELLASYRRAVCRIMCQGTDHRGVTGSWSGTGFLVGPNLLLTNHHVLNSVATAIEARVDFEYERSREQLSGAAAAGYGPRRELRLDPERLFVTSPAIGGLDYTFVRIAEDVAQQYGHIPMSRGSFTGRRYEPVFLLHHPKGDLKQASVDDTEILNIDADLLLYAADTDAGSSGAPVITRNGKLCALHHAYRNREQMDALHAGRAPALVDGGDYAVANEGIKISAIAIDLETQLNGRGPDQAAIREVLSNFIDTDTLTGPFGVLGRRTRTESNHLQSGTARVAEAINATEQDLDIAVWNMEWLNALHDDNAIRKRIATVFADLTHDAWVLNGISPEAAMALRRTLRDNFGQEYDCIHAEDEIHPAQPSISIIYNSRTVAVTRKPWPPEVEALWRLRAGRDIGLQSLDGPVFPSFPARFELTVLQREVETSLTVLPLFVGERSNAMLRRAVAARLLRVIVDQMGTQVDARQDWLILGDTNTPLRAARLDALRALDFDPVIAFDRERGGITYLAGRRRIMSHIFVPKGMQTIDNDGGLVTTVEHAFEGEFIDSVTGSTPFGLRISLQDPSIASDLAQMDRFLADRPRHGSPEAPRLPAPDTTHDWVWQGLNKRDFVRQNRAGLLLAVANANAGLAADDIPLHLRDLVVLIYCEAGFRNGAMDPQAYHSLGERGLLPLPDNLSYWIGGEVPRHDRLLPLARNITLYARYLAQVKNRAVRPSSAGMLYRDLFRASEIIDHPERQSALLAGIIHGYFVGQNFRSGQAPEPAQLLARYCRDLPADQIVQGTGYVHEQTAILRNRQANIDAALRHDWA